The following DNA comes from Leptospiraceae bacterium.
AAAATGAAAAAGCTGATGAAGCAAGAAATAGTTTTGCAAAATTTATTGTAAAAAAAGTTAAATCCCTTGTAAGTTGTGGTTATTCCTTTTCCGAGATTGCGATATTGTATCGCTCAAATCATGATGCTATACAAATAAAACAAGAATTATTATTAAATGAAATTCCTTTTGTTGATTACTCTGAAGAATCAATTTTCAAAACCAATGAAGCTTTAGCAGTAGAATTTCTTTTAGAATTTTTGGCTTTTCCTGATAAACCTTCAGTTCGAAATCGATTTTTTGTTTATTATTTTTTAGATCTTCCTTATGCAAAAATAGAAGAAATCGATACAAAATATTCTTTTATACAAGAGAGGATTGCAGAATGGAAAGAAATCCTTCAAGCAAAAAGTTGGTATAAGCTATTCTATAAGATCTTAGAAGATACAAAGTTATTCTACAAATACTTGGCAATGCCAGATTATGAACGAAAAATTTCTAATTTTGAACATTTGATAGAAATTTTAGTAAATATAGCCACAATCAATCAATTGGGTCCTGTTGAATTATATCAACAATTTTTGAAGTTAAAATCCCAGAACCAAGAGGAAATTCTACGAGTAGAATCTGATGACAAACGAATCCATATGATGACAATTCATAAATCTAAAGGACTGGAATTCCCAATTGTTTTTGTTAGCGGCTGGTATGATGATAAAGAACCTAGTGCAGGGGATCATAATAACTACAGATACTATGATACAACACAGAACCAATGGAATATATGCTTCTTTCATGAAAATAAAACTTCCTCAGAAAAAAATGACAAACCTGAGGACACAAAAACAAAAATAAGATTAGAATCCAAGTTAGAAGAACTTCGATTGTTATATGTTGCCATCACACGAGCAAAGGACCATTGTTATGTCGTATATAGAAAAGATTCGAATTTTTTCAAAACCTTTTTTAATGAAAGTGATTTGCTTAACTTTTATACTTCTACTGAGGTCAAAAAAACTGAACTTACTATTTTACAAGAACAAGAAAACGTGTCTTCTGCTTCAAAAGAAGAAGAAAATTCTTCTGATAATGATAAAGACTCAAAATTATGGAAAAAGCTTCAAAAGCAGTTATGGGAAAAGCTTCAAAAGCTAGAGATGTTGAACTTCCATGATTTTCGTTGGATGCTTCATTCTTATACATCCCTTACACAAGGGACAAAAGAAAATGCTGAAATGGATCAAGAAGATTACGATAAAGAATCTCTTTCTACCGAAGAAAATCTTGTTCCATCAACTTCTATATTTGACTCATATTTTCCAGCTGGATCCAAGACAGGAATATTTTTTCACAAAGTCATGGAGATCCTAGACTTTGCGGATTTTCGGCAAACTCCAAATAATATCAAAGACAAATACGAGCGAAAAATCAATTATTATTTAGAACTCTACGGCATATCCAAGAATGAGGGTTTCGATGATTTCTTTTATGATTTCTTGAATGAAATTGTGTCCATTCCTATTCCCAATAAAAACTTTTCTCTGAAAGATATTGATATGAGAAAAACCAAAAAAGAGATTGAATTCTTAATCCAAAACATACAAACACTAAAAATAAATTCCAAAAATGACAACCCAATCTTTCCTAATTCGTTTCTCACAGGGAATATCGTTTTATTTTTTGAACATAATCAAGAATTCTATCTACTTGATTATAAAACTACTCTACTGACAAACTACAATAAAAATACTTTAGAAGAGTATACCAATCATCATTACAAAACTCAATATTTACTTTATAGTTATGCGTTATATCTTTGGCTAAATCAATTAGGAAAACATACAGATATTTCAGCGAAACTACCGGGTGGAATCATTTATTTCTACGTAAGGGGCTATAAAAGTGATAGTAAGGGGATTTACTTTCGGGAATTCCCCACTTTCGATGAAATAAAAAAAGAACTTACTAATATTTCCTCATAATGAGGCGTGTTTATGACAATCACATTGGAAAAAAAAAGATTCTTTTTGAACTACATAACATTATATGAGTCCATTAGGGATGATATAATTGAATATTTAAATGTTTCTGAAAAAGATAAAGAAAGCATAGAAAACCTTGTCTTCTATTTGCTTTGGTCCTTAGAAAAAGGAAATCTGAGTATTTCTCTTAAGTCTGACTATAATGAAGCTTTCAAAGAATTGGAATTATCTAAAGATCATCCTCTGAGTCTAAAGAATGACTATGAAGTGTTTAAAAATTACATAAACAAAGATAATTTCAAAAATCTATTTCACATTCATAATAACTATTTGTTTTTCAAGAAGCATTTTGATGCCCTTCAAACCCTAAAAAAACGAATAAGCAAAATAAAACAAAAAAAGCCTAAAAAGTTAGATCAAAATCAAATCGAGATTATCAATGGCTATTTCTCTCAGCTATTTGACTCAACACAGCTATTTCACTCAACACAAGGAAAACCGGATGAGATACAACTTTTGGCAATCCTTCTGAGCGTGTATCAGGATTTTTTGGTAATTTCAGGTGGTCCTGGAACGGGCAAAACTTTTATTGCTTCTCATATCATCGGGCTACACTTAAAGTTGGGTTATGAACCACATCAGATTGCCATCGCAGCTCCAACGGGTAGAGCATCTTCCCGACTAAAGGAAAGTATTGATGAAAACCTAAAAAGCATATTTATAAATGAGAGTTCTAATATTGAGTTAATCCAGCAATTTACGATTCATCGGTTGTTGAAGTTTTATCCCAAAAAAAACGAATTCCAGTATCATTCAAAAAATCGGCTGCCTTATCGTTTTGTGCTTGTGGATGAGGCTTCAATGATTGATATTTTCTTGATTGAGAAGCTCTTCTTGGCACTCCCTGAAGAAAATTTTAAAATCATTTTTTTGGGGGATAAAAATCAACTTCCATCGGTTTTAGAAGGCAATGTCTTAGAAGATTTGATCTACAAAGGAAAAGATAAGTCAAAATTTTTTGATCAAATCTTTAAAAAGGACATACAAAAACTAAACTTTATGAGCTCAGGCAAGACGGATTTCTACAAAAATTTAGAGAACTACCAAGGAAAAAGTTCTCTTCCCTTTTTCGTGGAACTAAAAAAATCATATCGTAGCAAACCAGACATCAAAGAAATAGCAGACTATGTGATTGAAGGAAATAAACAACATTTCGAAGAAAAATTAAATCGCTTTAAAGTCAAACATCAAGAAATCAAAAATGCCATAAAAAATCCCGAAAATGTCAGCTCTTCCATTCTTTGGATGGAACCAGAGAATAAAGAAGAAGTCTTTAGTGTGATTGAAGCATTTGTTAACAACAAATATCAAAAACTTCAGGAAGAATTACAAAATATTCAAAACAAAGAAAAGGAAGAGTGGAAAGTAAATCAAAGTGAAATCAGAAAAGTATATGATGAAATCCAAAAAAACAAAATCTTAGTTCCTACGAAGGTGGGAGAACTCGGAACCCAAGCAATTCGACAATATATCATTGAAAAAGTATTTAACTTGGAGAATTTAAAACCAGGCTTTCCTATTCTGATTACCTCAAATGATTACTTTAATCAACTATTCAATGGAGACATTGGAATCATTTTGCAAGATAAGAAGAAAAACTTCTATGCCTGCTTTGAACGGAAGGGAGAGTTTTTGTTTTATTCTTTGCTTTCTTTGAATGAGTATGAAATTTCTTTTGCGATGACCATCCATAAAAGTCAAGGAAGCGAATACGAAGAAGTGTTATTGATTCTTCCAGATATCGATGAAAAAAGCAAGAACTTGGCTTCTCTGATGGATAGAAAAATCATTTATACTGCCATCACAAGAGCAAAAAACAGACTCTATATCATTAGCAAAAAAGAAACTTTAGAATTTGTTCTGAAGCAATCGAACGAACGTATCACTGGAATCGACTTGTGGGAGGATGAGATTTAGAATGTAGTCTTTTTTAAAAAGAACAAAAAATTGAGCTCCTACTGGGTTTGCATTCGTAAAGGTTTCTAAATTCCATAAAACATTCAACTATACCACAGGAGAGATTGGATTAGCTACTCTTGGATTAAGCATATACTTCATCATGTCTTTATGGAACGAAAACAGGATCGTTCTGGTTCTCTTTGCCAGAAAAACCACTAACAAGAAGGACCAAATGCAACCCCACAAGATTATGATGAACATCTTTACTGACCCCATATGCCAACGAAATTGGTTTTGTTCATGAGAAGATGCTTGATTTACCAAATTCTTTCGTTTTCTCAAAGATACTCCGAATGGATGGTAAGCATTAAAAATTCTAATTTAGTAAATAGTGATTGGAGGTTCGAATCTCATCTATGACTCGAGGTTTCCACTCAAGTGATGGGAATGCTCATTCTTTATTTTGGTTTTGTCTCGAAGAGGGAGGCTAATTCTCTATCGGCTCGTTGATAATCTTCTGGAATGCCAATATCGATAAAATACCCGTCAGAGACAAAACCATAAAATTTCTTTTCTTTGTAGGTTTTTTCGAGGAAGTCACGTTCTAGCGAGAAGGGGGCTTTTAACGAAATGGACTCCACTAATGCTCTCGACAAAAGATAAACCCCGCCATTGATGAGGCATTCTATTCCCTCACGTTTTTCGATGAATTGGACGATGCGACCGTCATCATCGAGTAGAACCGAACCATACCTTTTGCAATCATCAATCTGCTTTAGAGCAATGGTAAAGTGGGATTGTTTTTTTTTGTGGAATTCGAACATGTCTTTCAGATTCACAGCAAAGAAGGTATCGCCATTCAAAAGAAAGAACTCCTGTTCCAGTAAATTCAGTGCTTGTTTAAGGGCTCC
Coding sequences within:
- a CDS encoding UvrD-helicase domain-containing protein, which translates into the protein MKVLSNHTFQLQVVDDLKNLDLNNHLWIEASAGTGKTYTILRLFLRYVLEKNVDFRKILLVTFTTKATQEMQNRLRELIQKGITNENFDFINYQNLKVNIKQKLEEMQRYFDQIHISTIHSFCRSVLREYPFELNLPSFSEIQGNSNEVDESIINKILLEFLLDFDNKIANLGLDKSIFEKLPISKLNSYLKKFITFQHNLVNYKLNFVNFDETIDSEDVIQNKFNLLKNEDTQNIVKLLRYFYEQLQEYKRFHGVFSFDDLIINVYEALKENQKFTESLQNTYQIGIIDEFQDTNPRQWEIFKTIFLEKKGNLLVVVGDPKQAIYGFRGGDIYTYLKAKEVFRNNNAKYYQLNKNFRSTEEFIESTNKLFGAIKKKPDPKAKVDQKQQTEEIIEQIFHSHETQKGEKNENHQKKRNCKENPLNFVGENKNEKADEARNSFAKFIVKKVKSLVSCGYSFSEIAILYRSNHDAIQIKQELLLNEIPFVDYSEESIFKTNEALAVEFLLEFLAFPDKPSVRNRFFVYYFLDLPYAKIEEIDTKYSFIQERIAEWKEILQAKSWYKLFYKILEDTKLFYKYLAMPDYERKISNFEHLIEILVNIATINQLGPVELYQQFLKLKSQNQEEILRVESDDKRIHMMTIHKSKGLEFPIVFVSGWYDDKEPSAGDHNNYRYYDTTQNQWNICFFHENKTSSEKNDKPEDTKTKIRLESKLEELRLLYVAITRAKDHCYVVYRKDSNFFKTFFNESDLLNFYTSTEVKKTELTILQEQENVSSASKEEENSSDNDKDSKLWKKLQKQLWEKLQKLEMLNFHDFRWMLHSYTSLTQGTKENAEMDQEDYDKESLSTEENLVPSTSIFDSYFPAGSKTGIFFHKVMEILDFADFRQTPNNIKDKYERKINYYLELYGISKNEGFDDFFYDFLNEIVSIPIPNKNFSLKDIDMRKTKKEIEFLIQNIQTLKINSKNDNPIFPNSFLTGNIVLFFEHNQEFYLLDYKTTLLTNYNKNTLEEYTNHHYKTQYLLYSYALYLWLNQLGKHTDISAKLPGGIIYFYVRGYKSDSKGIYFREFPTFDEIKKELTNISS
- the recD gene encoding exodeoxyribonuclease V subunit alpha → MTITLEKKRFFLNYITLYESIRDDIIEYLNVSEKDKESIENLVFYLLWSLEKGNLSISLKSDYNEAFKELELSKDHPLSLKNDYEVFKNYINKDNFKNLFHIHNNYLFFKKHFDALQTLKKRISKIKQKKPKKLDQNQIEIINGYFSQLFDSTQLFHSTQGKPDEIQLLAILLSVYQDFLVISGGPGTGKTFIASHIIGLHLKLGYEPHQIAIAAPTGRASSRLKESIDENLKSIFINESSNIELIQQFTIHRLLKFYPKKNEFQYHSKNRLPYRFVLVDEASMIDIFLIEKLFLALPEENFKIIFLGDKNQLPSVLEGNVLEDLIYKGKDKSKFFDQIFKKDIQKLNFMSSGKTDFYKNLENYQGKSSLPFFVELKKSYRSKPDIKEIADYVIEGNKQHFEEKLNRFKVKHQEIKNAIKNPENVSSSILWMEPENKEEVFSVIEAFVNNKYQKLQEELQNIQNKEKEEWKVNQSEIRKVYDEIQKNKILVPTKVGELGTQAIRQYIIEKVFNLENLKPGFPILITSNDYFNQLFNGDIGIILQDKKKNFYACFERKGEFLFYSLLSLNEYEISFAMTIHKSQGSEYEEVLLILPDIDEKSKNLASLMDRKIIYTAITRAKNRLYIISKKETLEFVLKQSNERITGIDLWEDEI
- a CDS encoding nucleotidyltransferase family protein, with translation MTDQALILAGGFGTRLRSVVKDLPKPMAPIQGKPFLEYLLTYLETNGIRKVILSVGYLKEKIMEHFGSRFLGMEIVYSPEDQPLGTGGALKQALNLLEQEFFLLNGDTFFAVNLKDMFEFHKKKQSHFTIALKQIDDCKRYGSVLLDDDGRIVQFIEKREGIECLINGGVYLLSRALVESISLKAPFSLERDFLEKTYKEKKFYGFVSDGYFIDIGIPEDYQRADRELASLFETKPK